The segment TAGGACATCGCTACTTTACACTATCTATATCTAcatattctttatattattaagaggGTGGGTATAATGAGTCGTGTCGACATAATTCTCAGACTTCATATGGTGGAGGCCCGCGTGTATGCGCTTCACAAAAGTGTCGAGAATCAGTGTACGCAAGTCGTTGGCAGGGTAGTCCTTATGAAACCAGTGATGACGGACAAAAACTCCACCACATGTCTTATCACCAATGTAGGGAGCGCCATTTCCGTCCATGCACGGTATCACGCGCACATCGTCAGTTCTGTTGTAGTCGCACCGGACAAAATTCGCGAAAGTGGCTTGTTCATGTGCCCAGTCCTTAGCCCATCTTTCACAACCCTTGTATTTCTTCTCAGTGGGACATTGGTTCCAGTCGTGGAAGAGTTCTTGTGTTCGATTACTCTGTCGAGCGACGATGAAGCCTGTGTTCATCATAACTTTGCCTTTGTCGTCGCGGTTTCTTGGATAATCGGGATCGTTGGACATGGCGACCAGCGTCTTGTCTGTGATGTTCCATAGACTCATCAGCCACTCGAACGGCATCTCGGGATACATGAAAATAGCGTCGGCATCGAGAAAGACAACAGTTTCGTGAGTCTTGAGCGCTTCTTTGACCATTGGGACTTTAACCCAGGTACCATGTCTATTGCGATAATCGGGAGCTCGAATGAACTTGTAGTCGTATCCGTGGATCATAGCTGAGACAGCAAACATTAGATACAAATTCTTTTGCTGAAGAATAACAGTCGCAACATACCATAGAGATAGTGGCTCATCATTCCAGCTGTCCTGCCTGACATTTTATCGGCTTTCAAGCCCTTGGGGTTCATCATAGAATCATCGCCAGTGTCCAGTCGAGTGTCGACGTCCAGGATAAGCAGCTTCTTTTTCATAGGTTTTAACCAGCGGTGGTTGCCTTTGCCAATCTTGTACTCGTATCCTTCGTTCGATACGAAATTTGTCGCATTGAGTTCGTGAATGAAAGGTTTCCACAAATGGTGCATCAATTGTGGGATATTTCCAGCGAGATTCGTTGGTAACGGGCTTGAAAGTGATGAACTAATCAAGTCGCATGTTAAAAGAGACGGACGGAGTATACGAAGTGTCAGTACCGACTTACCGGAATGCCAAGTCGCTTGTTGACGGGAAATAAAAGAGCCAAGAGTGGGCTGCCAAGCCAAAGATTAACTGGATACCCATACCAAGCAGAACGCCTCTGCACCTGTTGGTAACAAGCAGTAATAATTGATTCATTACTGTGTTTTGCATGATTCAATCCCTTCGACTACAGAGTAGTCTTGTTATGGGAGCCAGACGTTGTGGAAATTTGGAGAACGACAAAAAGGATGAGAGACTCGCAAGGGTAATCATTTGAGTGGCGGCGGTGGAAAAccctttttatttaaaactCTAACAATACgagaaataataatacctCACGCTGCTGGTTGTTGATTCTGGACTACCATGGGCCAGAGCGTAAGTTAATTACTCTAGAACGGAATACGAATAAAACCATCCATGGATGATTTTCCATTACGGAAAGGACCGAGGCTAAAGAGGCTGTATACGTACACGAGCTTAGACGAGAAAACATATCATATCACCCTTTACGAAGTGGAGTTGTCAACATTCCTCCTAGGGGCAATTGGGCGCAGCGTAAACCATGACACGCAGTAAACCAATAAGATGGTGTGCAAGACCCACTCTTTCGGCTTAATATGCCGTAATAACGGTTTCGAGTCTACCCTACCTGTGTATCTAGTAAAATGATCGCCGTCTTTTCTGCTTTAAAAGTTCTGCCGCTGCACTTCTCCTAGTCTAGGaccttattaattattaattatatcctCTCTGGTTACTCTGGGCTGTAGGCCTAGATACCTACGCAGTGTAGTCGTTAACGAATACGATAGCTTTGCCATTCCTGTTAATTTAGGTCTATACTAGATCTGCATTAAAGAATAAGAATAGCATTGGTAATAAGGGCGATCCTTGCAGAAGTCCTGCTTATAGTAGAGGTCTGCTCTCGGAACTTTGTCTATTAATTATGATGGTCGCGCTCGGAGCAAAATGTATCTACCTAGTATAAAATCCCTTTAGGGATCCCTCTTGCTTTTATCTGCTATAATAATCTCtccttatatatactattatattcGCCCTTTACATTATAGCCGATAAGATTTATAACGTAATATAAGCGCTATATTAAGAAGATATGCTCTTATAGAAGTATAAGTACCTGCTCTGCCGACCGCTGCTTGTGCACACCGATATAATTAGTCAGAAGAAGTCCGTGAGTCTCGACCACATAGGAGATCCTCTCGGCAACAACCGACTCCAGCACCTTACCCAGCACAGCAAGAAGCGAGGTCGGTCTCCAGGCTTTCGCGATCATATAATCATCTTTGCTTGGCTTCTTAAGTAGGATGATTTAAGCATATCTCTACTATCTTGGTATAACGCCTTCTTTTAGTGATACAACAATCTTCCAGTAGTCAATGACAAAGTCCTTATCTTATACAGTAGAGATCGAAATCCTCTTTTAGTGGCCAATCCCCTCCCCCTAGGAGTCAATGACAATCAGAGGGGAAATATTAATGGGTAGTATCAGCGAAGACTCTGATTGGCCAGATCCACTCCATAGGCAGTCACCAGGTTCTGGGTAGGCTACAGAGAGGCACTCATCAGCGAAGTAGGTTAGATCCCCAATCTTATATCCTGTATCAAATATATCAAATGTTATTTCAAATCCAGTATTTTGcatttgtttgatttgaaaTAAGATTTTGGCatatttgattgatttgtttgGCAGTTTGTTTGATTGGATTTGATTTATGGGCAGCGCTGCCGCAAACAGGCTTTTCTTGCTCGCGTCTGCGAGCAGACTGGGCGTTACAATGATGTGGTCACCTATGTGAATGAAGACGCGAAGGTTAGTGTTGAGCTCAGTTTCGAGGAGCAGAACCTTTTCAGCACTGCATATCAGAAGGTAGTCGGTTCCCGCCGTTCCAGCTTGAGGGTCATCTCCTCCGTCGAGGAACCAGAGTCAAGCTGTGAGAAGCATATGACTGCCATCTGGGAATACCGACACAAAATTATGAatgagctcgagaagctctaCGAGGACCTTTTAGAGATTCTAGCAGAGAGACTGATTCCCATTACCATCACAGGCATGTCTATGGTCTTCTATTACAAGATGTATACTTATTTTTAACCACATTATCCGCGGATTTACTTGCCGCGCTCCAGGAAAGGTGACATCGGTCGTTATCTAGTGGAATTCGGGTCGAGCGAGAACAACAATGCCATTAATCTAGCCCAAGATGCCTATAAAGTAGGTTTCGAGACCATTGATATGATTTAATCAGAGCTGTCGGAGATGCTTATATAGTCCTCTCTAGACGGCAACCGATGCTGCTCAAGTCGAGCTCGATGCCACCCACCCTTTGCGCCTAGGCGCGGATCTGAACTTTTTTGTCTTCTACTATGAGATCTGGATTCGCCCAAACGTGCTTGCCATCTTGTCCAGAAAGTTATCGATGATGCTATTGCCGAGGTCGTCTTCTTGTCTGAAGAATGCTTGCACGACTCTGCAATAGTCATGCAGCGCCCAGTGATCGGAATGGTCTGGTATGGTCTGGTATGGGGGGTCAAACCAAACCATACCAGATGCTTACATAATAACCGGTATGGTATTACCGGTAAGACCAATAATACCATTAAGGATGCCAAGACTTTTAAGAACGACGTCGAAAAGCTATAGAAGGGTGAAAGAAAGTGTATTATACTACTAGCTAGTGACCCAATCGTCGTCGTTCTCACTGTCCTCACTATCGTTGTTCTCCTCAACTCGGGGCTTTCCATACCAAGCCCGGAGACACTCACAGGCCTCTATAATATCCGACTTCAGCCTACCACGGCGATCAACTATGGTAAGCTTTGCACTGCTGAAAAGGCGTTCACACTCATCTGACATGGGCGAGATCGCAAACAGATCCAGAGCGAAGCGAGCAAGATCTCTTTGGGAGTCATAACGGGATAGCCAGTATGCGATAGCCTCATCGCAACCTGCCTCGTCGTCATGAAGCCGGTCGGTGGAAATGTATTGTTCATACAAATCAGCTGCAGAGACCGGAGCGTCTATTCGAATGCGTTTGTGTTCCCTCTGGCGATCAAATGCGGGGTCAGGATATCTCTCCTTTCTGACTGGTGGCGGCAGCATCTCAACAGCGTATCTTCCCTTATACTCTGTCTCCCAGAGCTGCTTCACCGCAGATTGTGCGTTATCAAACCacttttgtttttcttttccgGCTTGGAGTACCCATTCTTGCCTGAACCATGCCCACTTTCGATATGGGTCGAGTATCTGAGCTGCATAGTACGCTGGTGGAAGGTCAGTATCTTCAGGGAATCGATTCTGCCAGTTCAGCTGCTGGTTGCTGTAATACTCCTCGCACTTTGACCACGCAGCATCTGCGCAACCCTGAAGGTACTTCCATGTGAAATTATTGTCGTCTTCGGTATCGATTGTATCGTAGTGGTATTTTGTTTCATTTATTTCTCGAAGAAGGCAGTCCAGAGTTGAAAACCAGTCGGCGAGCGATGTTTTTTTCCCCTCAGAGAGCAAAGTTGCGGCGTAGAAATCCTTCAGAGCAAGCTCAATCTTTTCAAGCTCGAACCAGTGCTGTCCATCAAGTTTGAAGTTCGCAATCCCATGAGATCCTTTCCCAGGTACGTGGCGAGCTGAGAAGATCTCCAAACGCTCACGAACATTCAACGCCCGCGTAATTGAATGAAACCACGAATTCCAGCGTGTCGAGTTGTTCTGGATAAGCTCGAGCCTATCGAATTCGGCAAGATCTCCGCCGACAATTATTGCAGCAAACTCCTCTCGGCGTTGCGGGGTAAGCCTAATGTATCGCACGAGGTTGTGAAGCCGACCTAAACACCCAAATCTTTTCCAGAGCTTTGCTAGATACCTTTCACAGTCCCGGCCCATAAGGAATGCCTGGCAGCAGAGATTGATAATATGGCCTAAGCAACGAAGCCGGCGATGGCGGCGTTGGTTGTGCGTCATCCATGGGCAGAGCTCCTTGAGTATGAACTCAACAGCGGTATCATTCGACGAGGCGTTATCCAGCATGAAGTATCCGATCTGATCTCCGCCAACATCATATTCTCTTAACAATTCAAGAATCACTGACCCAATATTCTCGCCAGTGTGTTCGCCGTACACACGTCATATACCCAAAACGGTAGTTTGTCGCTTGCCGGCAGTGTCGATCCACATGGCGATAACCCCAAGAACAGCGTAAGGGTTTGGCGAAGTCCAGAGATCAAAGGAAATGGAGATTCTACTCCTCGCCTGCCGGAGGTCCTCCCTGAGCCGTTGCTTTTTCGACCTAAAGGCATCCATAACCCAACTTCGGATAGTTTTCGCTGCTTTTGGGAGATGACTGAGAAGCGCCGGGtttaaaaagaataatagcTCTCGGAAATACTGGTTTTCAAATTGAAAGAAAGCGATGTGGCAATACACGATCCAACGAACCAGGAGTTCTTTGAACTTTTCAATTGAGTCTTTCCAGAAGAAAGTATTAGTCGCAGCCGCGCTCCTCTGCTGCTCCAGTACAGACTTCCGTGTCCGACTAGGTTTCTTGATACCACTCTGAGGGTCGATCTGGTGCTTCTGTTCAAGATGGTTTCTCACTCCAGAAGTGCCATTGGTAATAAATAGCTCTTGCTTGTGCTTTCCGGCTGCACACTCGTGGCAGTAATACACTTCTTTCTTATCGCTGTCTCGGATGTAGCGAAGACCATACTTCCATACATGTGATGAGCCCAGACGGGCTGCTTTCTTTGTGGTCTTTTCGCGATTCAAGTACGTGATGTTGTCTTGTACAAATTCGTCTGGAGGCTCGGGATACTGAAGGGGAGCAGGTGATGGCGTCGAGACAAGTAGTGTGGGAGCAGGCGACGGTGTAGGAGTCTTGAAGGATAATGGTGTTGAACTCGTAGCCAGAGAGGACGGCGAGGTTGGAACTGGAGATTCCATATGTGATATCTCAATACCGTAAATGGGTCA is part of the Fusarium oxysporum Fo47 chromosome VII, complete sequence genome and harbors:
- a CDS encoding 14-3-3 protein codes for the protein MGQSAFLARVCEQTGRYNDVVTYVNEDAKVSVELSFEEQNLFSTAYQKVVGSRRSSLRVISSVEEPESSCEKHMTAIWEYRHKIMNELEKLYEDLLEILAERLIPITITGMSMVFYYKMKGDIGRYLVEFGSSENNNAINLAQDAYKTATDAAQVELDATHPLRLGADLNFFVFYYEIWIRPNVLAILSRKLSMMLLPRSSSCLKNACTTLQ